The stretch of DNA GACCGGAGCCAGGACGGCCGAGGCGGCGCGGCCCCGAAGAGTCGCGCCGCCCCTCCCCTACCGCCGTGTCACTCCCCCGCCGCACAGCACTCGTTCTCGGCGTCGAGCCCCTCGGGCAGCCGCTCCCCGCTGAAGACCGCGCAGGTCGCCTCCTCGCCGCCGAGCGCCGCGACGGCGAGGAGCAGCGAACCGGCGGTCCAGGTGGTCTGCTCCCTCGGCCACACCGCCCGGTCCTCGAAGACGTACCCCGTCCAGTACATGCCGGTGGCGGGGTCACGGAGGTGGCCGAGGTCCTGGAGGATCTCCAGGGCCCGGTCCGATTCGCCCATCACCCAGAGAGTCAGGGCGAGTTCGGCGCTCTCGCCGCCGGTGACCCAGGGGTTGGGCAGTACGCACCGCACGCCGAGGCCGGGCACGACGAAGCCGTCCCAGCCCTCCTCGATCCTGGCCTTCGCCTCGCCGCCGGTGACGGCGCCCGCGAGGACCGGGTAGTACCAGTCCATCGAGTAGCGGCTCTTGTCGAGGAACCGCTCGGGGTGGCGGCGGATCGCGTGGCCGAGGACGCCGGTGGCCAGTTCCCAGTCCGGTTGTGGCTCTTCGCGCTGTTCCGCGATGGCGAGGGCGCAGCGCAGCGCCTGGTGGATGGAGGAACTGCCGGTGAGCAGCCCGTCCCGCACGGCGGTTCCGTCCGCCTCGCGTTTCCAGCCGATCTCGCCGCCCGGTTGCTGGAGGGCGAGGACGAACTCGACCGCGGCGAAGACGCACGGCCACATGCCGTCGAGGAAGGTGTCGTCGCCGGTCGCGAGGTAGTGGTGCCAGACGCCGACCGCCACGTACGCGCAGAAGTTGGACTCCTTGGCACGGTCGGTGGGTTCCCGCGCGTCCCCGTCGGCGTAGGCCGCGTACCAGGAGCCGTCCGGGTTCTGGTGCCTCGCGAGCCATGCGTAGGCGAGGGCGGCGGCTCTGTGCTCACCGGCCGCGTCCAGTGCCATCCCCGCCTCGGTGTGGTCCCAGGGGTCGAGGTGGTGGCCGCGGAACCAGGGGATCGCGCCGTCGGGGCGCTGCCCCGCGAGGATGCCCGCGACGGTCTCCGCCGCCTGCTCGGCGGTGAGGACCCCGGGCAGGACGAGGTGTTCTGTCCGGTCCGCCGTCACCGGGCGTCCGTCAGGGAACCCGTGGCGGGGACCCCGGGCAGGTGCGGCTTGGTGGCGTAGGCGACGAAACTCTTGCCGAGCAGCGGGTTGAGTGCCTGCTCCGCGACCCGGGTGGCCAGCGGCTTCTTCATGATGTCCCAGACCAGCAGCTTGTGGTACGCCCGCACGGGCAGCGCCTTGTCGTTGTCGACGCCGAAGGCGCACTTCAGCCACCAGTAGGGGCTGTGCAGCGCGTGGGCGTGGTGGCTGCCGTAGGGCCGGAGTCCCGCCTCGCGCATCTTGCGGACCAGTTCGTCGGCGCGGTAGATGCGGATATGGCCGCCCTCCACCTCGTGGTAGGCGTCGGAGAGGGCCCAGCAGACCTTCTCCGGGCCGTAGCGGGGGACGGTGACGGCTATCCGGCCGCCTGGCCGCAGAACCCTGACCATCTCGGCCAGTACGCCCTTGTCGTCGTGGATGTGCTCCATGACCTCGGAGATGATCACGACGTCGAAGGACTCGTCGGGGAAGGGCAGGGCGAGCGCGTCACCCTCCATGGCGGTGGCGGTGGCGCCCGCGGGGACCTCGCCCTCGGCCTTCATCGCCGCGAACCATGTGGCGACCTCGCGGATCTCCTCGGCGTTCCGGTCGAGGGCGACGACCTGGGCGCCGCGCCGGTAACACTCGAAGGCGTGCCGTCCCGCGCCACAGCCCAGGTCGAGCACACGGTCGCCCGGGGCGAGCGGAAAACGGGAGAAGTCGACGGTCAGCACGTGGACCTGCTTTCGCGGTCGGGGGATGCGGGGGCCTCGGCGGCCGGCGGGCGGGAGGGGGAAAGGTCGGGGCGGGGGGCGGCGGGCGGCCGAGGAGTCATCGGGTGGCCTTCGCTCCCTCGCCCGGCGCGTCCACGGCGGGTGTCCGCAGCGCGGCGGCGGGGGCCGGGCCCCGCCCGCCGGCGGGCAGGCCGCCCGGCCGTGCCTCCCGCCCACTCCGCGGCCGGTCGGCGCGGCCGGCGGCGGACTGCTCGGCGATGGCACCTCGATACAGCTCGGCGGTGCCCTGGGCGGCGCGGGCCCAGGTGAAACGGGCGAGCACCCTCTCGCGTCCGCGGCGCCGAGCCTGCGGCGCAGCTCGGGGTCGTCGAGGAGCCTGCGGAGCGCGGCGGCGAGCGCGCCCGCGTCGCCGGGAGGCACGGCGAGGCAGGTCTCCCCGTCGTTCCCCGCGACTTCGGGGATGGCCCCGCCCGTGGTGGCGACCAGGGGCGTGGCGGTGGCCATGGCCTCGGCGGCGGGCAGCGAGAACCCTTCGTACAGCGACGGCACGCAGGCGACCTGTGCGCCGCGCACCAGGTCGACCAGTTCCGCGTCGGAGATGCCCTTGACGAACTCGACGCGGTCCGCGAGCCCGTACCGTTCGATGAGCCGGTCCACGGGCCCGTCCTCGGCGCGCTTGCCGACGACGACGAGGTGCGCGTCGGGGTTCTCCGTACGCAGCTTCGCGAGGGCCTCGATGAGGTGGACGAGCCCCTTGAGGGGCACGTCGGCGCTGGATGTGGTGACGATCCTGCCCGGCACCTCGGCCACGGCGGGATCGGGGGAGAACAGGTCGGTGTCGGCGCCGATGTGCACCACATGGATACGGTCGGCGCGGACTCCGAGGTGGTCGACGATCTCCTGGCGGGAGGAGCCGGAGACGGTCAGCACGGAGGGCAGTCTGCGGGCGACGCGCCGCTGCATCCGGGTGAAGCCGTACCACCGGCGCACGGACGCCTTCCGGTGCCAGCTCTCCGCCGCCGCGAGGTCGAGGCCTCGGTCGACGGTGATGGGGTGGTGGATGGTGGTGACAAGGGGCGCGCCGAGCACGGAGGGGCCGCCGAGGAGCCCGTAGCCGAGTGTCTGGTTGTCGTGCACCACGTCGAACCGCCCGCGCCGCCCCGCGAGGTGACGCCTCGCCCGCAGGCTGAACGTCAGCGGCTCGGGGAACCCGCCCGTCCACATGGTGGCGACCTCCAGGGCGTCCACCCAGTCGCGGTACTCGCCGGGGCGCGGTGTGCGGAAGGGGTCGGGCTGGCGGTACAGGTCGAGGCTGGGCAGCTCGGTGAGCGGCACACCGTCGTCGAGTACGGGGTAGGGCTGCGCGCCGATGACCTCGACCTCGTGGCCGAGCCTGGCGAGTTCGCGCGACAGATGGCGTACGTAGACGCCCTGGCCGCCGCAGAACGGGTTGCCCTTGTAGGACAGGAGAGCGATGCGCAGCGGGCGTTCGCCGTCGCCTGCTTCCGGGTGCGGGCCAGCGCCCATGGCCTCAGCGGTCACTCCCGGCACCTCTTCTCCCTGCACTTTTCCGCGAGATTACGCTGGACGGTAACCTAGAACAAGTTACAGACTTGATCGTTCAGGAGCTTCGAATCTACCGGCAAGTAGCTGAGCGGCAGGTACCGGCCCTGGTGATTCGCACCACGGCGGCCGAGGCCGCGGGGCGGCGGCGACGCGAGGTGGACGTCATGGGGCACAACGGATCGGCCACGGATGCCGGTGGCCACGAAGGCGGAGCGGCCGGGCCGGAGGACGGTCTGGTGCCGTGTGCCGCGCCGCTCACGGAACGTCAGGAGGCGCGCAGGCGCGGAATCCTGGACGCGAGCGTCCGGCTCGCGGGGCGCGGCGGTTTCGACGCGGTGCAGATGCGTGAGGTCGCCGAGGAGTCACAGGTCGCGCTCGGCACGCTCTACCGGTACTTCCCCTCCAAGGTCCATCTGCTGGTCGCGACGATGCGGGACCAGTTGGAGCGGCTGCACAGGAAGCTGCGCGCGCGGCCGCCGGTCGGGGGCACCCCCGGCGAACGGGTGGCGGAGACGCTGCTGCTCGCCTTCGGGGCGTTGCGGCGCGATCCCCGGCTGGCCGACGCGATGGTCCGCGCGCTGACCTTCGCAGACCGTTCGGTGAGCGCCGAGGTCGATGCGGTGTCCCGACTGACGACCGCGATCATCCTGGACGCGACGGGCACGTCCCCCGCCCCTCCGCGTTCGGCGGTGCGGGTCGTCGAACACACCTGGCACGCGACGCTCATCGCCTGGCTCTCCGGGCGCGTGAGCACCGACGAGGTGACGGCGGACATCAGGACGGTCTGCCGACTGATCGACGGCGACTGAGGTTTTCCCCTCGCAGGGGGCGGGCGTGGGTCCGCCCCGCCGGACAAGGGTCCGCGCCCGGTGGACACGGGTCCCCGCCCGCCGGACAAGGGTCCGCGCCCGATGGACACGGGTCCCCGCCCCGCCGGACACGGCCGCACGCGGGGCGCGGGGCTACGCGTGGGGCGCGGGCCGTTGCGATGGCGCCGTACACGCGCCCTGGCCCGGGTACGGAACACGTCCCCCGGCCCACGTGACGGATTCCCCGGCCCGGGTACGGAGCACACGGCGGAGTCCTGGGGACTCGATGCCCCGGCGCTCACCGCCGTCCGGTCACCTGTTCGCCGGGCCGGTACAGTGGCCGGGTCGTCATCATGCCCGTACGGGGGGAAGCCGGTGCGAATCCGGCGCTGACCCGCAACCGTGAGCCGCCCCGCGCGGCGAGCCGGACTGCCTCGTCCGGGACGTGACCGGCTCGTGCCACCTGCCCCGGTGGCCGGCACCGTCGAGGCATACGGAGCCGGAGCCCGTGCCTGCCTGTGCCCGGTGTCCGGCTCCTCCCTAGGAGAGGCACCCGCCCGCTGATGAACGTGTCCCGCAGCGCCCTGTCCGTGGCCGCCGCCGTAGTCCTGTGCGCTGCCTCGGCCCCGGCCGCCGTCGCGGCGCCCTCGCCCACACCGTCCGCGAAGGCGCCGGCCGCGCTGTACGGCGAGCAGGACCCCACGTACGACGGGGTGTGGCGGCAGTCGCTCGCGCTCGTCGCGCTGGACGCGGCCGGTGTACGTCCCGCGACCTCGGCCGTCGGCTGGCTCACCGAGCAGAGCTGCGACAACGGCGCCTACGCCCCCTACCGCGCCAACACCTCGGGTGACTGCGGCCCGAAGGAACGCGTCCAGAGCGACGTCACGGGCGCGGCCGTGCAGGCGCTGGCCGCCGTCGGCGGGCACCGCGCGGAGATCGACAAGTCCGTGGCCTGGCTGAAGTCCACGCAGAACAAGGACGGCGGCTGGGGGCTCAACCCGGGTCTGCCGTCCGACGCGAACTCCACCGCCACCGTGATCGGCGCGCTCGCCGCAGCCGGACAGAAGCCCGCCGAGGTGACCTCGGGCAAGGACAAGTCCCCCTACGACGCGCTGCTGGCCTTCGCCCTCCCCTGCGACAAGGGCGAGGACAAGGCGAGCAGGACAGGCGGGACGGACAAGGATCCGGGCGGGACGGACAAGGGTGCCGCCTTCGCCTACCAGCCGGACAAGAAGGGCGAGCTGGCCGCCAACGCGGACGCGACCGCCGCCGCCACCACCGCGGGCTTCGGCCAGGGGTTCGTGGTCTCCCCCGCGAAGAAGGCCATGTCCGGCACGGAGTGCGCGAAGCCCGGCAGTGCCCGGGAGGCCGCGCACAACGGCGCGCTGTATCTCTCGGGCGCGCTCGCCAAGGACGGCCACCTGATGTCGTCCATGCCGGGCGCCGAGGCACAGCCGGACATCGGCAACACCGCGGACGCCGTGGTCGCCCTGGGCGCGGCCGGGCTCACCGACAAGTCGGCGAAGCCCGTGGCGTGGCTGAAGAAGAACGGCGAGAAGTGGGCCGACCAGGCGGGACCCGCCGCCTGGTCGGAGCTGGTCCTGGCCGCGCGCGCGAGCGGCGCCGATCCCCGCGACTTCGGCGGCACCGACCTGGTGGCCGCCCTCAAGGCCACGGGCCCTGCCCCTGAGGCCAAGGCGGACACGTCGGCCGACTCCGACAAGGACAAGAAGGACGACAAGGGCGGCGGCGCCAATGTCTGGTGGATGATCGTCGTGGGTCTCGCAGCGGGCGCGGGCATCGGTTTCCTGCTGAGCAGCCGCAACAAGAACAAGCCACGGTTGTGAGGCTCCCCGCGAAGGTCTCGCCCACCGCCGGGCGCGGCCCCACCGGACGGCGCGGGCAAGGACGGCGCGAACCCGCACGGCGCGGCGCGGGACTCCTCGCCGCGCTGCTGCTCGCCGCGCTGACGGTCACGCTCGGGGCCGGGCAGGCCCACGCCGCGGGCTACCGGTACTGGTCGTTCTGGGACAGGGACACGGCGAAGAGCACCTGGACGTACGCCACCCAGGGGCCGTCCGTGGCGCGGCCTGACGACGGCGACGTACAAGGGTTCCGTTTCGCGGTGAGCGCGGACTCGAAGAACGCGTCCGAGCCGCGCGGGACCGCTTCCTTCGCCGGGATCTGCGCGGACACACCCGCACGGGACGGCAGCAAGCGGGTGGCCCTGGTCCTCGACTTCGGCACGCGGGCCGACGCGCCGGGCGGCGAGCACCCGCCGAAGGGGCGTACCGCGTGCGCCAGGGTCGCCGAGGACGCCACCACCGCGGACGCCCTCGCCTCCGTCGCCAAGCCCCTGCGCTACGACGCGTCCGCCCTGCTCTGCGCCGTCTCCGGCTACCCGGGCTCCGGCTGCGGCGAACAGGTCAAGGACGGCGGCTCCGCCTCGGAGTCCGCCAAGGAGTCCCCCGTGCCATCGGCGGACGGCTCCCGGGGCAGCGGCGGCCCCTCGGTCGGTCTGATCGCGGGGATCGCCGCCGTGGTCGTCCTGGGCGGTGCCGCCTTCTGGCAGTCCCGCCGCCGCGGGCGGAGCTGACCGCGCGGCCATGAGCACAGGCACCCGTAGCGCCCCGGCCCGTACCCACCGCGGGGACACACTGCACGCGGGCGCCTGGTGGGTGTGGGCGCTCGGGCTCGCCGCCGCGGCCTCGCGCACCACCAACCCGCTGCTGCTCGCGCTGCTCGTGGGCGTCGCGGGCTATGTCGTCGCCGCCCGCCGCACCCAGGCTCCGTGGGCCAAGTCGTACGGCGCTTTCGTGAAGCTCGGCATCACGGTGCTCGTGATCAGGCTGGTCTTCGCCGTCGTACTCGGCTCACCGGTACCGGGCTCGCACACGCTCTTCACGCTGCCGGAGGTGCCGCTGCCCGAGTGGGCGAGGGGGGTACGTCTGGGCGGCCGGGTCACCGTGGAAGGGCTGCTCTTCGCCCTGTACGACGGGCTGAAACTGGCCACGCTGCTGATCTGTGTCGGCGCCGCCAACGCGCTGGCCAATCCGGCACGGCTGCTGAAGTCGGTGCCGGGCGCGCTGTACGAGGCGGGGGTCGCCATCGTCGTCGCCATGACGTTCGCGCCGAACCTGATCGCGGACGTGCAGCGGCTGCGCGCCGCCCGCAGACTGCGCGGCAGGCCCGACAAGGGGCTGCGGGGCCTCGTCCAGGTGGGGCTGCCGGTGCTGGAGGGCGCGTTGGAGCGCTCGGTCGC from Streptomyces tsukubensis encodes:
- a CDS encoding SCO2322 family protein: MRLPAKVSPTAGRGPTGRRGQGRREPARRGAGLLAALLLAALTVTLGAGQAHAAGYRYWSFWDRDTAKSTWTYATQGPSVARPDDGDVQGFRFAVSADSKNASEPRGTASFAGICADTPARDGSKRVALVLDFGTRADAPGGEHPPKGRTACARVAEDATTADALASVAKPLRYDASALLCAVSGYPGSGCGEQVKDGGSASESAKESPVPSADGSRGSGGPSVGLIAGIAAVVVLGGAAFWQSRRRGRS
- a CDS encoding CbiQ family ECF transporter T component, producing the protein MSTGTRSAPARTHRGDTLHAGAWWVWALGLAAAASRTTNPLLLALLVGVAGYVVAARRTQAPWAKSYGAFVKLGITVLVIRLVFAVVLGSPVPGSHTLFTLPEVPLPEWARGVRLGGRVTVEGLLFALYDGLKLATLLICVGAANALANPARLLKSVPGALYEAGVAIVVAMTFAPNLIADVQRLRAARRLRGRPDKGLRGLVQVGLPVLEGALERSVALAAAMDARGYGRTADVPVAVRRTTAVLTVGGLLGVCAGTYGLLAAEGAGFGLPVLLAGLAAALGGLWLGGRRSVRSRYRPDVWGARAWLVSGSGVAVAALMILAGSYAGDSLHPGVVPLTAPTLPVWPALAVLLGLLPAFVAPRPPETGALRQKDSA
- a CDS encoding TetR family transcriptional regulator — protein: MGHNGSATDAGGHEGGAAGPEDGLVPCAAPLTERQEARRRGILDASVRLAGRGGFDAVQMREVAEESQVALGTLYRYFPSKVHLLVATMRDQLERLHRKLRARPPVGGTPGERVAETLLLAFGALRRDPRLADAMVRALTFADRSVSAEVDAVSRLTTAIILDATGTSPAPPRSAVRVVEHTWHATLIAWLSGRVSTDEVTADIRTVCRLIDGD
- a CDS encoding prenyltransferase, whose protein sequence is MTADRTEHLVLPGVLTAEQAAETVAGILAGQRPDGAIPWFRGHHLDPWDHTEAGMALDAAGEHRAAALAYAWLARHQNPDGSWYAAYADGDAREPTDRAKESNFCAYVAVGVWHHYLATGDDTFLDGMWPCVFAAVEFVLALQQPGGEIGWKREADGTAVRDGLLTGSSSIHQALRCALAIAEQREEPQPDWELATGVLGHAIRRHPERFLDKSRYSMDWYYPVLAGAVTGGEAKARIEEGWDGFVVPGLGVRCVLPNPWVTGGESAELALTLWVMGESDRALEILQDLGHLRDPATGMYWTGYVFEDRAVWPREQTTWTAGSLLLAVAALGGEEATCAVFSGERLPEGLDAENECCAAGE
- a CDS encoding prenyltransferase/squalene oxidase repeat-containing protein, which codes for MNVSRSALSVAAAVVLCAASAPAAVAAPSPTPSAKAPAALYGEQDPTYDGVWRQSLALVALDAAGVRPATSAVGWLTEQSCDNGAYAPYRANTSGDCGPKERVQSDVTGAAVQALAAVGGHRAEIDKSVAWLKSTQNKDGGWGLNPGLPSDANSTATVIGALAAAGQKPAEVTSGKDKSPYDALLAFALPCDKGEDKASRTGGTDKDPGGTDKGAAFAYQPDKKGELAANADATAAATTAGFGQGFVVSPAKKAMSGTECAKPGSAREAAHNGALYLSGALAKDGHLMSSMPGAEAQPDIGNTADAVVALGAAGLTDKSAKPVAWLKKNGEKWADQAGPAAWSELVLAARASGADPRDFGGTDLVAALKATGPAPEAKADTSADSDKDKKDDKGGGANVWWMIVVGLAAGAGIGFLLSSRNKNKPRL
- a CDS encoding class I SAM-dependent methyltransferase, coding for MGGRHGRAACPPAGGARPPPPRCGHPPWTRRARERRPPDDSSAARRPPPRPFPLPPAGRRGPRIPRPRKQVHVLTVDFSRFPLAPGDRVLDLGCGAGRHAFECYRRGAQVVALDRNAEEIREVATWFAAMKAEGEVPAGATATAMEGDALALPFPDESFDVVIISEVMEHIHDDKGVLAEMVRVLRPGGRIAVTVPRYGPEKVCWALSDAYHEVEGGHIRIYRADELVRKMREAGLRPYGSHHAHALHSPYWWLKCAFGVDNDKALPVRAYHKLLVWDIMKKPLATRVAEQALNPLLGKSFVAYATKPHLPGVPATGSLTDAR